The region TACGGCATCTTCCAATGGTTCGATGACGGTGTTGAACAAACCAAGGAAAAGATGCGTTAGCGATTGAAAGAGTGCGCAGACCAAGATGGCTCGCTGCAACCAGGCCAGTTTCAGGAAACGCGAAGTATCAGCCTCTTGAGCAGCGGTCGATTCCAGGCTGGGCGAAGCAAAGGGTGATGAATCCATTAAGTGCGTTGCCGTGGTGCGAATGTTTGCGAAACGTGTCTACTTCATGCCCAACGTTTTCGGATCGGCTGGCGTGCCGTCGTGGTGGCGAAGTTGTTCGAGGATTTGCTTCTGCGAAGGACCGATCCAGCCAAACTGCAGCCCATAGCTACGAAGCTTGTGTTGCAAGAGTCGCGCGGCGGGGAACGTGCCGAAGATCGACAAGAGCGGCAGCGCTGCGATGGCTACCATCCAGAAATGCCGCTTCGGAACGTCGAGCCACATGAAGATGCAGAATATTACGCCAGCGACCAGCAAGCTGGCTCCTGCCCACATCGACCCGAGCAGAAGCACAACTTGGAAGTTGGTCAGGCTGTTTGAAGATCGCCCTTCAATCTCGGCCAAAATCATGAGTGGAGCGAGCAGCCCGCCGAAGGAAAACGCACAGACAATCTCGAGCCAACGCAGTCCGTTGGCGACGCGGAAGATCTCGCGGGAGCGTTCGTCGAGCGTTTCGTCGATTTCGTTGGTTGTTTGCGGCGAGGCAAATGGAGATTCTTCGTGCATCCGCTTCTCCATCGTGTTAGCAACGAAATAGATGAGTTAGTCTTTTGCGATGACCATGCCCGCACAGTGCCCTTTGCGCGTCTGGCTGAGAATCAGGATCGCGCGTTTATCAATCGAAAGTGGCTCGCCATGCACGATCGGCAGATCGCAATCAGGATCGGGCGTGTCGTAGTTCAGCGTCGCAGGAACTTTGCCATGTTCCAGAGCTAACACGGCAACAGCCGCATCGACAGCACCACAAGCCGAACCTGAGTGCCCGTAATAGCTTTTAAGGGCCGTGACAGGAACGCCAGGAAGTGCGGACTTGATCCCTGCAGCTTCCAGCGGATCGTCCGCGATATTGCCGCTTCCATGGGCGAAGACGCACGCTAGATCGTCGGCGGTGATCCCCGCATCGCGAAGTGTCGCTGTCACGCAGTTTCTAATCGCCTCAGGCGAAATCGGAGCTTCCGGGGTCACACGACCAAATGTCGAGGCTGCTCCGAGGACTTTCCCAATAATCTTCGCCCCGCGAGCTTCTGCTTTTTCCCGCGTTTCCAGAACCAACGCGGCAGCTGCTTCGCTACTGACCATGCCGTCACGATCTTTCTCGAACGGACGCGAAGCTTTCTCCGGTTCGTCATTGCGATGCGAAAGAAGCGAGTCGCCACGATAGAGCAGCACGTTCAAGTTCAAGCGAGAACCGGTCGCGCCGGCGATCATGCAGTCCATCGTACCGCGTCGCAGATGCGCGAGCGCTTCGGCCATCGCGTTGATCGCGCTGGCTTCTTCCAAGCAGATGGTGTTGTTGTGTCCACGGCCGTCGTAGTAGATACCGACATGGCACGCCGGCATGTTCGGAAGGTACTTCAGCATCCACAAAGGATTCGTCTCGCTCATCGCGGACGGTCCCCAGCGATCGTGCTGATACCAGCCTTCTTCAATGCACTGGTTGTATGCGTCTCGAAGGTCCTCGAAGTCGCTGTACATCATCTCGGCGCCATAGACGACACCGAGCCGTTCCGGATCGACGCTGCCGGGTTCGAGGCCGGCTTGCTCCATGCCGATCGCGGCTGCGGCAAAACCCGTTTGGATTTCACGGCACATCACCTTCAGGGCTTTGCGAGGTTTGACGTACTTCTTGCCTTCGAAGCCAGTCAGCTCTCCCCCAAATGTGACTGGATAGCCTGGCATGGCAATTTCTGTCAGGGGCGCAATGCCTGACTTGCCTTGCATGAGGCTTTCCCAGACGGCTTCGTTGCCGACTCCAATGGGGCTGACGAGCCCGTTACCGGTGATTACGACTTCGACTTGGGATTGCATCCGAATGCTTGGCTTTCCTGAAGCGATCGCGAAAGATTGATTGTCTGTTATATCGGTCGGCCCTGCCCTTCCCTAGATCGGCCTTACGCCGGCACTTTCGCCATTTCCGAAAAATCGCGGCAATGTCGATAATTTAGGCAGAAAATACCATCTTGGAAGGGTGGGTTGTGATATTTCCATGAATTACGCTTAACATGATAGCTAGATGCACACCTTGGACCCTGTAATCGTCACTGCTTACCCCACTTCCGCCGGAAAGTTGACCGAGACTGGACAATTGGCGGAACCCGCCCTATCGCCTCAGCCGATTTTGATGCTTAGGAAGTAAATCCTGATTCATGGATGGTTTTACCGAAACTGCGAACCCGGCACCTAATCGATACAGCCATGAGCCACACCTCCGACAAAGCCTCGCAAGCTCCTTTGCACTGCAACAAGTCTGAAGATTTCTCGATGGCCGAAGCCCGCAAGACGATCGGCGACTTGTTCAAGCCGAAGCCTTGGGTCTATTGGACTGATTTCTTGGTTTGCTTTGCCGTTGGCATTGTTTGCTTTCGTATGGTTCGCGAAAGCGAATTGTTCAGCTGGCAGCAAATTACCTGCTTCGTGATCAGCAGTGCCCTGTTTTACCGGTTGGCAATGTTCATTCACGAACTTGTCCACCTTCGCACAGGCACGATGACCGCTTTCCGCGTGACGTGGAACCTGTTGGTCGGCATTCCGTTTCTGATGCCGTCGTTCGTCTATTATACGCACCTCGACCATCATCGCCGAAAGCACTACGGCACCGACATGGATGGCGAGTACCTTCCGATCGAACATGAAGGGCGTTGGCAGATCTTCGCGTTTCTGGCTTCCAGTTTCGTCGTACCGATCTTGGCCGTCTTCCGCTTCTTGATCCTCACGCCGCTGACTTGGGTCAGCCCTCGCTTTCGCAACTGGGCTTTCCAGCATGCGTCGTCGATGGTGATCGATCCGAAGTACATTCGCCCGCTGCCAACCAAGAAAGCCATGCGATTGATTCGCCTGCAGGAAGGTTTGTGCTTTCTGTGGTGTCTGGGCATCCTGATTGGTGCTTTGACGGTGGGAGGTTACCCTTACCCGTTCATCATTCAAGCCTACTGCACCGGCGTGTTTATCTTAACGCTCAATGCACTGCGTACGCTGGTCGCCCATCGTTGGCACAATCATGAAGGGGAAATGACGTTCCTCGAACAGCTGTTGGACTCGGTTAACTTCCCCTCCAACAAATGGGTCACACAGATCTGGGCCCCTATCGGAACACGCTTCCACGCGCTGCATCACATGTTCCCTTCGCTGCCATACCATGCGATGCCAGAGGCTCACCGCCGCTTGATGGAGAAGCTGCCTGAGGGCTCGCCGTATCATCGCACCAACGAGTATTCGTTCCGGCATGCGTTTATGGATTTGTGGAACCGCTGCGGAAAAGCGAAGCAGCACAAAGCTCGGACTGCCAAAGCACCGCAAGTCGAAACGAACCACGCCCATAACGAAATGGCCAAGTCGGCGTAGGCTCGTTCCGGAAGTATTGATCGAATCCGCCCATGGTGCCGCTCGCTAAGCCAGTGGCACCATGCCGTGCGACAGGGCATAATCGTCATCATGAGCGAAGACGAAACCAAACCATTGCCCCCTTCCGATCCGCGGGTCTTCTTTGCTGCCGAACGCACCATGCTGGCGTGGCTGCGAACGGGGCTGGCCATTATTGGCGTTGGCTTTCTCGTCGCGCGGTTCGGGCTGTTCCTGGAAATGCTGCGGCACCCCGGCGTCGACATTAGTCCGCCGTTGATTTCTTCGCTGATCGGTATCGGTTTCGTTTTGCTGGGAGCCACACTCATTGGCGTCTCGGCCTGGCAGCATACCGGCTTCATTCGCAAGATGACTCTCGACCAGCGACCGGCAAACTACAGCATGCAACTCGCCGTTTGGGTTTCGGCGGTCGTTACGTTCCTGGGCTTGGCTTTGGCCATCTATCTGCTGCTCAGCGTCTTCACCGGCGAACCGATCCACCCGTCGACTGCGGCTTAACGCACGCGGCACGCTGCCGCTAGAGACCCATATTTCGCGTCAGAAAGCCTCTTTTCAGGCTGAAAACAGAAGAAATATCTCCATGCCACGTGAAATCACCACGCCAACTTGCCTTTCGATTCCAGCGGCATGAACTATAGTAAATGCGGACCCTCTCTCCCCTTTCCCACCCCCGAAAACTTCAAAAGCAAGTAGGTTTTTCCTTGATGACACCCCCTCGCTCGCTTTTTGCCCGCGTTCTGTCTGTTGTCACGCTTTGTCTTCTTCCGGCCACTTTGTCGGCAGCCGATGCTCCCAAGCCTCTCAAGGCCCTTTTGGTCACCGGCGGTTGTTGCCACGACTATCAGACACAAAAGAACATCATCAAAGAAGGCCTCGAGGCACGTGCTCATATCGAAGTGACGGTCGTCCACGAAGGGGGCAGCACCACCGACACGAAGATTCCCCTTTATCAAGATCCCAACTGGGCCGACGGTTACGACATCGTTCTGCACAACGAATGTTTTGCCGCGGTGAAAGATCCGGCATGGACCGCCCGCGTGTTGAAGCCGCACCAGGAAGGGCTCCCCGGCGTGGTCATTCATTGTGCGATGCACTGCTACCGCGACGGAACCGACCAGTGGTTCAAGTTCTGCGGCGTTACCTCGCATCGCCACGGTGCCCATTACCCCCACGCCGTTTACAACTACGACGCCGAACATCCCATCATGCAAGGCTTCGGACCTGCTTGGGCCAATCCGCAAGGCGAGCTTTATCACATCGCTAAAGTCTGGGACACCGCGCATGTTTTGGGGGCTTCCAAAGAGCGTGACCAAGGGACCGAGCATGCTTGTATCTGGACCAATCAATATGGCAAAGCCAAAGTCTTCGGCACCACGCTTGGTCATCACAACGAAACGATGGAAGCGGACGAATTCCTTAACATGCTGACCCGCGGCACCCTCTGGGCGTGCGATAAGCTTTCCGACGAATACCTGAAAGAAGTCAGCGCCGCTCCGAAGCTGGTGCCTGTGAACCTGGCATTGAACAAGTCGGCCAAAGCTTCCAGCGAAGAGACCGGCAAAAACAATTTCGCCAAGAATGCCTTCGACGGCAAAGAGTCGACACGTTGGTGTGCCAGTAGCGGCAGCTATCCACAGTGGCTGCAAGTCGACTTGGGCCAGCCGCAAGACATTCGCGGCGTGCAGATCGAATGGGAAAACAACGGCGTCTATCAATACGTCGTCCAAGGCAGCCGCGACGGCGAAAGTTGGGAGACACTGCTCGACCAATCGAAGAACAACGGCAACACCTACGACTTTGAAATCAACGCCGACGGTATCCAGCATGTCCGC is a window of Bremerella sp. TYQ1 DNA encoding:
- a CDS encoding beta-ketoacyl synthase yields the protein MQSQVEVVITGNGLVSPIGVGNEAVWESLMQGKSGIAPLTEIAMPGYPVTFGGELTGFEGKKYVKPRKALKVMCREIQTGFAAAAIGMEQAGLEPGSVDPERLGVVYGAEMMYSDFEDLRDAYNQCIEEGWYQHDRWGPSAMSETNPLWMLKYLPNMPACHVGIYYDGRGHNNTICLEEASAINAMAEALAHLRRGTMDCMIAGATGSRLNLNVLLYRGDSLLSHRNDEPEKASRPFEKDRDGMVSSEAAAALVLETREKAEARGAKIIGKVLGAASTFGRVTPEAPISPEAIRNCVTATLRDAGITADDLACVFAHGSGNIADDPLEAAGIKSALPGVPVTALKSYYGHSGSACGAVDAAVAVLALEHGKVPATLNYDTPDPDCDLPIVHGEPLSIDKRAILILSQTRKGHCAGMVIAKD
- a CDS encoding fatty acid desaturase, producing the protein MSHTSDKASQAPLHCNKSEDFSMAEARKTIGDLFKPKPWVYWTDFLVCFAVGIVCFRMVRESELFSWQQITCFVISSALFYRLAMFIHELVHLRTGTMTAFRVTWNLLVGIPFLMPSFVYYTHLDHHRRKHYGTDMDGEYLPIEHEGRWQIFAFLASSFVVPILAVFRFLILTPLTWVSPRFRNWAFQHASSMVIDPKYIRPLPTKKAMRLIRLQEGLCFLWCLGILIGALTVGGYPYPFIIQAYCTGVFILTLNALRTLVAHRWHNHEGEMTFLEQLLDSVNFPSNKWVTQIWAPIGTRFHALHHMFPSLPYHAMPEAHRRLMEKLPEGSPYHRTNEYSFRHAFMDLWNRCGKAKQHKARTAKAPQVETNHAHNEMAKSA
- a CDS encoding YidH family protein, with the protein product MSEDETKPLPPSDPRVFFAAERTMLAWLRTGLAIIGVGFLVARFGLFLEMLRHPGVDISPPLISSLIGIGFVLLGATLIGVSAWQHTGFIRKMTLDQRPANYSMQLAVWVSAVVTFLGLALAIYLLLSVFTGEPIHPSTAA